The following proteins come from a genomic window of Macrobrachium rosenbergii isolate ZJJX-2024 chromosome 39, ASM4041242v1, whole genome shotgun sequence:
- the LOC136825737 gene encoding CD209 antigen-like protein E: protein MKAFWCLFALGIFLHIHEGQAQCPTPFEAFFLGDSGTLECLYFDVEKKREWHEGRTACQSLGTDLAVLDYEDLHWQVISYIHKHQDMLDEGFHIGCTDEVTEGVWLWTDGRAVDMYSSHWYPGQPDGGRRENYCCLYYDDFLYNSCVNGQRLYTICMI, encoded by the exons ATGAAGGCATTTTGGTGTCTCTTTGCTCTCGGGA tttttctcCATATACATGAGGGACAAGCAC AGTGCCCAACACCCTTTGAAGCATTCTTCTTGGGAGATTCGGGGACGTTAgagtgtttatattttgatgtggAAAAGAAGAGGGAGTGGCACGAAGGCAGAACTGCTTGCCAGTCGCTTGGGACTGATCTAGCTGTCTTAGATTATGAAGATCTACACTGGCAAGTCATTagttacattcacaaacatcaag ATATGTTAGACGAAGGATTCCATATTGGTTGCACTGACGAGGTTACGGAAGGAGT ATGGCTTTGGACTGATGGCAGGGCAGTAGATATGTATTCTAGTCACTGGTATCCAGGTCAACCTGacggaggaagaagggagaacTATTGCTGTCTTTATTATGATGATTTCTTGTATAACTCTTGCGTCAACGGGCAGAGACTCTATACAATATGTATGATTTAA